A segment of the Bradyrhizobium sp. CCBAU 53340 genome:
ACCGGGAGATCAACAAAGATCCTGTTACGGCCAGCGTGAGCAGACATTTGAAATGGAAGAGAAGTCGCCGTGTGGCTTGCAGCTAGCTAGTGGCCTGCGGTTCCGACGCGCGCAGCGTGGGATAGCGTGCCGCCAATTCCGCGAAGAGCTCCTGCACTAGCCCCGCGTCGTCTTCGTGCCGATCGGCCTTGAGCCGGGCGTCGAGGGCATCGAACAGCTGATGCTTGACGAAGAACCGCCACGCCACCGGCAAGCGCGCCAGGATGGCGGTGAGCTCGCGATAGCGGGCCTCGGTCCAGCGGCTCTCGAAGGTGGAACGATAGGAGCCGAAGTCAAACACGTCGCTCCGTTCCGGCCGCGCCTTCCGCATCTCGTCGCGCAGCCTGCGCGTGCCGTCCTCGTCAATGCGGTTGCGGTCGATGACGACGCCATACTGCGCCCGCGCGGCCTCGAGCGAGACATAGCCGGAGAGAACGTCGATCAAGACCCGGCGCGGCTCACGCAACAGAGGATCGCCGAATCCGCCGGCGCCGGCGCCGACGAGACGAATCCGGTCGCCGGGCTTGCAGGGCACCACGTCGGTGTTGCCGAGCGCCTCGGTGACTGGTCCGTCGGGATTTCTGGTGAAGATTGCGTTGGCGCCGGCGCCGCCGCCGAGGACGCCCCACGAGGCGAAATAGGTGCGATCGCGATTGCGCGCGGTGACAGTGGTGCCCGGCGTGAACACCTCGAACTCCATGGTGAGGCCGAGCCCGCCGCGATAGGTTCCGGCACCGCCAGAGTCGGGTGCGAGGCAATAGCGCCGCATGCGGATCGGCACCTCCAGTTCGTTGATCTCGACCGGCGTGTTGCGCAGGAAGGCGTTGTTGGCGCCCGAGCCGTCGCTGCCGTCGCCGGTAGCCATTCCGCCCGCGCCGCCGCCGACCGGTCCGAGCGAGGCCATGACGCCGCGTCCGGCCTGATCCATCGTCTTGACCGTGACGATCGCCATGCCGCCGGCGGAGCAGGCCGGCATGCGCTCGGGAATCGCGCGGGAGAATACGCCGAAGGTCAGCATGTGCGTGATCTTGCAAGTCAGGCTGCGCATGCCGACCGCCGCCGGTGCCGTCGCATTCATGACGGTGCCTTCCGGGAGGACGCAGCGAACCACACGATCGAGCCCGGAATTGAGCAGGATGTCGCTGTTCAGCGTGTAGAGCACGTAGTGGAATCCGACCAGCGCCAGCGCATGGCGCGGCATGCCGCCGGTCGGCATGTTCAGCGAGGAGGCGAGCTGAGGGTCGCTGCCGGTATAGTCCATGACCGCGCGGCCGTTGTCGATCGTCAGCGTCAGCGCGAGCCGCATCGGCTTGCCGTTCTCACTGTCCTCGTCGGCATATTCCGCGAAGAAATATTCTCCGTCCGGAATTGTCTTCAGGACGGCTTCAGCCTGTTTCTCGGCGTAGTCCATCACCTGGTACATGCCGGCTTTGAAATCGTCGATGCCGAAGCGCTCGATGATCTCGAGCACGCGCTTCTCGCCGTTCACCAGCATGGCGATCTGCGCCTGCAGATCGCCGCGATTTTGCGACGGCGCGCGCACGTTCAGGGTCATGATGTCGAGCAGGCCTTCGTCGAGCTCGCCCTGGTCGACGATCTTGCAGGGCGGAAAGCGGATGCCTTCCTGCTCGATCTCGGTCAGCCTGCGCGAGAGCGACGCCGGGACCGCGCCGCCCATGTCGGTGTTGTGGATGTGGCCGCCGACATAGCAGACGATCTCGCCGCGGTAGAACACCGGCTTCCACATCAGGATATCGGGCGTATGCGTCGCCACGCTGCCGCTATAGGCATCGTTGGTCATGCAGATGTCGCCAGGGTGATACTCCCTGATCAATCCCAGCACTGGCCCGTAGTCGAGGCCGATATACCAGGTCGCTCCCAGCGTCTTCGGGGAGGCGAAGGCGAGCCCTTCCGGCGTGATCAGGGCGCAGGAGAAATCCTCGGTCTCCTTCACAAAGGTCGAATGCGCCGTGCGGATCAGCGTGTAGGCCATGCTTTCCGCAGCAGCCACGCAGTAATTGGCGAAGATCTGAAGAGCGGAACCACTGAGTGCCATAATCCGAATCCTTTAGATCGCCGCGGCAAGATTGATGATGTGAAGATTGCCCCAGCGGTCGACGTTCACCTCGAAGTCGGGGAGCACGCAGGTGGTGGTGTCGTCCTGTGCGATGATCGCAGGGCCGACGATGTGGTCGCCGGCGCGCAATGCTTCGCGCCGATAGAGCGGCATCTGCCGCATCGCGCCGTCCATCCAGCACGGCACGATGGCGGCGGGCTTCGCGGGCGCGGTCGCATCCGGGACCGGCGTCAGCACCGGGCGCGGCGTGCGGACCTTGGCCACGACGCGCAGCGCCACCACCTGGATCACGGCCTTCTCGTCGCGATAGCGGTAAAGGCGCTCATGGGCCTGATGGAAGGCTTCGCGCAGCGCGGCGAGGTTCTTCGTGCGCATGGCCTCGGCGTCGAACGCGGTCTCGATCTCGAAGGACTGGCCTTGGTAGCGCATCTCGGCGGTGTAGGTCAGTTCGGGCCGCGCGCTGGCGCCGACCTCGGCGCGGACCCAGCCGAGTGCTTCCTGCTCCAGCGCCTGCCGAGCGCGCTCGAGCGCATCCCATTCCTCGTCACCGAGCGCACACCAGGCAACCGCGACGAAATCGTTGCGCGTGTCGGCGATCAGGCCGCCAAGGGCGCTGAGCACGCCGGGCGTCAGGGGCACGGTAATCCGCTCCATGTTGAGGGCGCGCGCCAGATGGCAGGCGAGCATCGGACCTGCGCCGCCGAAGGCCATCAGCGCGAATTCCCGGGGATCGATCCCGAACCGCGAGATCAGCCGGCTGACGCCCGAATACATCCCGGACATCGAGACATTGATGATCGCTTCGGCAACCGCTTCGATGGACTCGCCGAGTCGTGCGGCGAGGGGCGCAATCGCCTCGCGCGCGGCTGCAACATCGAGCCGGACCGAATCATAGCCGAGCGCCGTCTGGCCGAGCACGCCGATCGCGGCGAAGGCATCGGTGATGGTGGGCTCGCGGCCGCCGCGCCCGTAGCAGACCGGACCCGGCGTCGAGCCTGCGCTCTCCGGTCCGACCTTGAGCACGCCGAACGGATCCACGCGCGCGATCGAGCCCCCACCGTCACCGATCGAGGTGACGGAGACCGAGGGAATGTGGATCTGATGGTCGCCGATATATTCGCCGGTGGCATATTGCGGCTCGCCGCCGACAATCAGTGCGACGTCGGCGGTCGTGCCGCCGATGTCGAGGCTCATGACGTTCTTCAGCTCGCAGAGCTGTGCGACCCACGCGGCGCCGATCACGCCGGAGGCCGTGCCTGATAGTACGATCTGGACGCAATCGGTCTTGCCGCGCTCGGCGCTCATCACGCCGCCGTTCGATTTGGTGACCTTGAGATCGGCGGTGACGCCGGAGCTGCGCAATGCCGCCTGCAGCGAGGTCAAATAGTTCGAGACCACCGGCTGCACATAGCCGCCGATCACGGCCGTGTTGGTGCGTTCGTATTCGCGGATGATCGGCCACACCTCGCTGGCGCAGGAGACGAACAGTTCCGGCGCCGTCTCGGCGATGATCGCCCGGACCTGCCGCTCGTGCTCTGGATTGCGGTAGGCATGGAGCAGCGAGATCACGACGCCCTCGCAGCCGGTGCGCTTCAGCCCGGCCACGGCTTCGCGCACGCTCGCGGCGTCGACCGGTTCGAGCTCTTTGCCCTCGGCGTCCAGCCGTCCGTCGATGCCGAAGGTGCGATAGCGCGGCACCAGCGGCTCCGGCCGCGCCGACATCAGATGATACATGTCGGGAGTCTTCAGACGCGCCAGCACCAGGACGTCCTCGAAATAGCGGTTGGTGATCAAACCGAGGCGAATGCCCTTGCGCTGCACCACCGCGTTGACGCCGACCGTGGTGCCGTGGGTGAAGTGCACAACCTCGGCCGGGTCGATCCCGTAGCGCTCGCCGAGCATGCGCATGCCGTCGGCGACCTCGCGGCCCGGCGCGTCCGGGCGCGAGAACACCTTGAGGCTGCGCACGGTGCCGTCGCTTTCGTCGAGGACCGCGAAGTCGGTGAAGGATCCGCCGATATCGACGCCGATTCTCAAACCCATAGTGCAGGTCTCTCCGTTAGAGTGTTGTCGAACCATGTCCGCGGGCGGGCGGGGCTTAGCGGCGCTTTTCCATGTGGTCGCGCAGCTGGAAATAACTGCCGAGGATCGGCATGAACCATGTCTGGCCGTGATAGAGCGGATGGGACGGCAGCGGCGTGCCGAAGGCGTCGGATGCAAGATCGTGCTCGCCCAGCAGGTGACGTCCCAGCCGATGGCCGAGCCAGGTCATCGTCGTGACGCCGCTGCCGTTGCAGCCGGCCGCGTAGTAGCAGCCTTGCGGATCGCGCCCGAGATGCGGCAGGGCATCCAGCGTCACGGCCACCTTGCCGCCCCAGCTATGGCTGACCTTGACGTCGCGCAGTTGCGGAAAGCGCTCCGTCATCTGTGCGAACAGGATCTTCGCGCTGGCTTTGCGGTCGAGCGGATAGAAACGCGCGCGACCGCCGAACAGAAAGCGTTGTCCGTCGGGGGAGTAACGGTAGTAGGCTGTCACCCGGTTGGCCTCGGCGACGCCGCGATCCCCGGAGATGAGCGTGCCGCGCAGCTCCGCAGGCACGACGTCGGTCGCGATCTGATGCGAGGTGACCGGGACCAGGCGTCGCTTGAGCCAGGGCGTCGCCGCGCCGGTGTAGCCGTTGGTTGCGATCACCACGCGCCTCGCGGAAATCTCGCCTTGGCCGGTCGTGATCCGGTAGCCGGCACCCGTGCGCGCGATCGACGAGACCGGCGCATGGCAGACGAGTTTTGCGCCGGCGGCAAGCGCGGCCGCCAGCAGCCCGCCGAAGAATTTCGCCGGATGCAGATGTCCCGCGCCGTTGATCAGCGCGCCGCCGACATAGACCTCGCTCGCCAGCTCCCGGCGCAGCGCATCGCGGTCCAGCATGCGCACGTCGCTGTCGGTATGCGCGTTGAGCCTCGCAATCCGTCCTTCCCAGCTGCGAACCTGCGCCGCGGTCCAGGCCGCGGCGATGCGGCCGTTGCGGCGATAGTCGCAATCTATGCCGTGGCGCGTGATCAACGTCTCGAGGAAGCGGTAGCCGGCCGCCGCCTCGCGCAGCCTGTCCTCGATCGCCGTGTTGCCGGCCGCCGCGCTGACGCGCTTGGACATGCTCTTGCCGACATTGACGCCGCCTGTGACCTGGCCGCCGCTGAGCGTGCTGGCGCCGATGCCGGGAAGCTCGGCTTCCAGCACCACGACCTTGGTGCCGTGCGCGGCGAGTTCGAGCGCGCAGGATAGGCCGGCATAGCCGGCGCCGATGATCGCGACATCGGTCTCGCGGGGCAGGCTGCCGGCGCCGGAATCGTTCGGACGCCAGCCGTCCCACCAATAGGGGGTCTCGGAGAAATCCGGTGCGAAGATGGAGGACTTGCTCATCGCTTACACCACCGGATCGGCAACGGCAGTTGCCGGGACGACGTAAGGCGCGGAGCGACGCTGATCGTAATAGAGGAATACGCTGACGAAGGAGAGGGTCGCGATGACCGCAACGTAGCAGGGGACCGCGTAGGGCGTGCCGGTCCGTTCGATCAAGAATGCCGCAACCAGCGGCGCGGTCCCGCCGAACAGGGCGGTGCCGGTATTGTAGGCGATGCCGCTCGCCGTCACGCGCATCTCGCGCGGGAACATGTCGACGAGTCCGATCGTCATGCCGCTGGTGATCAGTGGATAGACCAGCACCGGAATGACCGCGGCGGCGATCGCGCTCGCTGGCGTCGCAAAACTTGCGACATAGAAGGAGAGGAACATCGCGGGGATCACGAGGATGCAGCCGGCGAGCAGGGTCGGCCGCCGCCCCACGGTGTCGTTGACCCAGCCGTAGGTGACGGTGGTCGCCATCAGCACCATCTGGGCGATGAAGATCGCCAGCGATGCCTGCGTCTCGCCGATCTTCACGAAATTGGTGAGATAGGTCGCCAGGAAGCCGAGCACAAGATAGTTCGACAGCGTGTGGCTCATCAGGATGCTGATGAAGAACAGCATCCGGCGCCACTGGCTGCGGAACACGGCCGAGAGCGGCGGTGCTTCCGTCCGCAGGCGGCGGCGCTCTTCCTCGATGGCGAGAAACTCAGGCGATTCATCGATCTGGGTACGGATCCAAAGACCGAGAAGCCCGAGTGGCACACCAAGCCCAAACATCAGCCGCCAGCCCCAGCTTGCCATGCTCTCCGCGCCGATGATGGCCGAGACCAGTGTGAAGATGCCGACCGCGATCGCCGTGCCGGCATAGGCGGCGACCGGTGAGAAGGAGGCCCTGAGCGCGCGGTGCTTGCTGTCTCCCTGCTCGACGATATAGGCGGTCGCAGCGGTGTACTCGCCGCCAGCGAAGAAGCCCTGTGCCAGACGACAGAACACCAGAGAGGCCGTCGCGAAGCTGCCGGCGATGGCGTAGCTCGGCAGGAATGCCGTGATCGCAGTGACCACGCACATGCCGCTCACCGAGACGAAGAGCGCCGAGCGTCGCCCCAGGCGATCACCAACGCGTCCCATGACGATGCCGCCGAGCGGTCGGATCAGGAAGCTCGACGCATAGATCATCATCGTCTGCAGCAGCGCCACGGTCGGATTGCCGGGCGGGAAGAACGTCGTCGAGATGATCTTCGCAAGCAGGCCGAAGATCGCGAAATCCAGGAAGTCGATGAGATTGCCGGCCACGGCGCCGGAGATCGCCTTCAGTTGGAGGCGGCGGGTCATTGGGCCGGGGGGAGTCGCTCCATCTCGGGTCAAGCCAAGTTCTCCTGTTGTTGGACCATCCGCTCGCGCGGACCGTCGGGAATGAGCGCCGCATGTTTCTGTTGCCCCGGCCAGGCAACTGTGCCACTATACGGAACGTCGTTCCATTTTTAAGTTAGCAAGGAAGCGGGTGGATGGCAAGCGCTGTCGGGAAAAGCCGGCCTTGTGCTATGGGCGGCGCTCGTGCCCTCTGCCAAGGGACGCTGCTGCGCGGGAATCGCGGTCGGGGTGATGAAGAGTCTGCTGAAGAGCCTGGAAGTTCTGGAAGCCGTCGCGGAGATGCAGCCGGTCGGCGTGAGCGAGCTTGCGCGCCGGCTCGATCTGCCCAAATCCACCACGCAACGGATTCTGCAGACATTCGCGACGACCGGCTGGCTGCGTCCGGTCGGCGGCGAGGCCACGCGCTGGCAGATCGGTCATCGCGTGCTGCATCTCCAGGTGCCGGAGCTGCAAGCCGGCCAGCTCTACGTCGCGGCGCGCAAGCCGATGCAGGAGCTGCGCGATCAGGTGAACGAGACCGTACACCTGTCGATTCTGGACGGGCTCGACGCCATGCTCCTGATCGATCGCGTGGACTGTACGCAGAATGTCAGGACCTTCAGTCCGATCGGCGATCGATCGCCGATTCACGCCACGGCTATCGGCACGGCAGTGATGGCGCACCTCGCGCCCGACCAGATCGATGCCGTCATCAATCGCGGCCTGACGCGCTATACCGAGAGCACCATCACGGACCCGCAGGAGTTGCGCGCGGAGCTCGCTCGTGTGCGCGAGCGCGGCTATTCGCTGAACCTTTGCTGCTACCGTCCGGCCGTCTGCGCCATTGGCGCCGCCATTCTCGATCCCCAGGGCCGGCCCGTCGGCGGCCTCTGCATCTCGATGCCTGCTTCCCGTTACGTCGAACGCAACGAGAAGATCTGGGGCGGCATGGTCAATGCGACCGCGCGCAAGATCAGCGTCGGCTAAGAGCGCGGTCAGCCTCGTGGCAATGCGCCACGCAGTCCAGCTTGCTAGAAATCCGAGACCTTTCCAACCGCAAGTCCGGCGAAGCGCTCAGGCCGGTAGGGTACCGGATCGACGATCGGTGCGGCGCCCGTGACGAGATCCGCGATGAGATGGCCCGCCCCTGGGCCGATGCCGAAGCCGTGGCCGCTGAAGCCCGCGGCCAATATCAATCCGGGCCGGCCGGACGCCTCGCCGATGACAGGCACGCCGTCGGGCGTCGAATCGATATAGCCGCCCCATGCAGCGGTGATCTTCGCGTCTGTCAGGGCCGGCAACAATTCGAGCGCGCGCCGATGCGTGAGCTCGATCGTGTTCCGGTCGGGCGCAGGATCGAGAATGCGCATCCGCTCCATCGGCGTCGGTTCGTCCATGCGCCAACGCCGGAGTGTTTCGTGTCCGGACCGCACGCCTTCAAGGCCGCCGGGGAGCAGGCTGCGCCACCGGCGCAGGAACATCGGCAGGAATTGCGGGGCAAAGCGCAGCTGTTGCGGCGTCGGATCGACGCGGCCTCGGCCGCTGATGGCGAGCGTGTAGCCGCCGCCTCCGCGCTTCGTCACCGAAACGGCGGAGGTGTGAAGCGCGTCGGGCAGGCCCTTCGCGGCTTCAGAGACGGACAGAATCGACGACCGGATCGAGGCGAGCGGAAGGCGGATGCCGGCCTGATGGCAGAAGGACGAGGACCACGCGCCGCCGGCCACGATGGCGATCCGCGTGCGAATGGTGCCATGCTCCGTCACGACCGCACTCATGCGGCCGGCCTCGGTCTCCAGCCCGCGCGCCGCGCACATCTGGTGCACGGTGCTGCCGCGCTTGAGAATCGCCCGCGCGACCGCCGGCGCAGCGCTGGCGGGATCGGCGGTGCCGTCGCTTGGCGAGAAGACACCGCCCTTCCAGGCGCGTCCCGTCGCGGTGCCGCGCTGCGTGGCCGTGGTCGCATCGAGCATGTGTGTGGTGACGCCCACCGTTCGCGCGAAGTCGCGCCAGCGTGCCCAGCCCGCGAGCTCAGCCTCGTCGTTGCTGAGATAGAGGAGGCCGCAGCGGGAGAAGCCGGTGCTCTCGCCGCTCTCCGCGCCAAAGCTCTCCCACAGCTCCAGGCTCCTGGTCGCCATCGGCAATTCGCGAGCATCGCGGTTCTGCTGGCGGCACCAGCCCCAGTTTCGGCTGGACTGCTCGGCGCCGATCCGTCCCTTCTCCACCAGCGCGACGCTGAGGCCTCGCAGGGTGAGATAGTAGGCGGCGAACACCCCGACGATGCCACCTCCGATCACCACGGCATCGGCGCTGCCGGGAAGATCCGGCGTGGTCTCGATATGGCTGAGTGGAGCGGGCATCCTGGTTTCCTAGATTTCGGTCGTCACAGCGTAAGGCGCGCATCGGCGCCAGCGGCGCCGGATTTGATGGTGTCTCAGCATTTTATGCTGTATCGTCTCGTCGCCGCAAAACTGCGTTTTTCTCGGACGATATGACCTCGATGAGAAACGACGCTTGCGGACTGGGTGAGCTTTCGGCTCATTGTGCAAAATTTTCTGTTGTGCCTTCTGGCGCCTGCTCGATGGAGAGTCTCCCATGAAGCTGGATCGGATCGACATCAAGATCCTCCACGAACTCCAGAAGAACGGCCGCATTACCAATGTGGAGCTCGCCGAGCTGGTGAACCTGTCGCCCAGCCCGTGTCTCATGCGCGTGAAGAGACTGCAGGCCGAGGGCTATATCGAGGGTTACGCCGCGCAGATCAACGTGCGCGAGCTCGGGCAGACGCTGACCGTGTTCACCGAGGTGACGTTGAAGAACCACAGGCAGATCGACTTTGCCCGTTTCCTGTCGGCGGTCGACAAGGTCGACCAGCTGATCGAGTGCCATCTGGTCTCCGGAGGCTACGACTACATGCTGAAATTCGTCACCGCCAGCATCGGCGAGTACCAGACGATCATGGAGCGTCTGACCGACATGGATATCGGCATCGACAAATATTTCAGCTTCGTCGTTCTCAAGTCGCCGATCGTGCGCTCGCAGATGCCGCTGACCAGCCTGTTTCCGGCCTGATTGGCCGCAGCGCGGGCCACTGCTACTGGTGGCCATAGGCACGCAATTCGTCGGCTTCCTGCTTCAAATTGTCGAGCCAGTCCGGATCGAGCTTAGGGACGGAAGAGAACAGCAGCCGCGTATAAGGGTGCTGTGGCGCCGCGAGCCGGGTCGACGTGATCTGCTCGACCTTCTTACCGCGATACATCACTATGATTTCGTCGCAGATCGCCTCGACGACCGACAGGTCGTGGCTGATGAAGATATAGGAGATGCCGAGTTCGCGCTGCAGCTCCTTGAGAAGCTCGATCACCGCGGCTGCGACGACGGTATCGAGAGCCGACGTGATCTCGTCGCACAGGATGAGCGTAGGCTCGGCGGCGAGTGCCCGGGCAAAATTCACCCGCTGCTTTTGGCCGCCCGACAGCTCTCCCGGCAATCGATGGCGCACCGATTTGGGCAGGTGGACGAGATCGAGAAGTTCGCTGACGCGCGCGTCGCGCGCCTTGCCCCTCATGCCGTGATAGAAGGTGAGTGGACGCCTCAGAATGTCCTCCACCGACTTCGCCGGATTGAGCGCGGTGTCCGCGTGCTGGAACACGATCTGGATGTCGCGGAGGTCATTGCGGGTGCGATTGCGGCCCGCCTTGCCCAATTCGCGGCCGTTGAAGATGATGTCGCCCGCATGAGCGGGCAGAATGCCGGCGATCGCCCTGGCAAGGGTCGACTTGCCGCAGCCGGATTCGCCGATGATGCCGAGATTTTGCCCGCGATCCAGTTTGAGGCTGACGGCCTGGACCGCACGGACCAGCGGCTGCCCGTCGCGCGCGCGAGGGCCATAGCCCACCGTCAGATTGTCGACCTCAAGCAAGGGCCGCTTTGTCGCGTCGTCGTCGGCCGTCGCCCGCTGCTGGGTCTTCGGCCTGAATGCGGCCAGCAGCTGTCTTGTATAGGGGTGCTGGGCATCGTCGAGGATTTGATCTGTCGTCCCGGTTTCCTGGACCGTGCCGTCCTTGAGGACCACGATCCGGTCGGCGATCTGGGCGACCACGGCCAGATCGTGCGAGACGTAGACGCCTGCGATGTTGTGCTGCGCCGTGACGGACTTGAACGCGCGCAGCACCTCGACCTGCGTCGTGACGTCGAGTGCCGTGGTGGGCTCGTCGAAGATGACGACCTTCGGCTGGCCGATCAGGGCCATCGCGGCGGCGAGCCGCTGCAACTGCCCTCCCGAGACCTGGTGCGGATAGCGGTTGCCGATCGTCTCCGGCTCCGGCAACGACAGCGCCTTGAACAGCGAGAGGGCCTTCGCCTGCGCTTCGGCGGCCGGCATCAGCCTGTGGATCCGGGCCACCTCGGTGACCTGGTCCATGATGGTGAGTGCAGGGTTGAAGGCGGCCGCAGCGCTCTGCGGCACGTAGGCGACGCTCGTTCCGCGAATCCTGGTGCGCTCGGCTTCCGACAAAGACACCATGTCAATGCCGGCTACGCGCACCTCGCCACTGGAGATCGCGCAGCCTTGCCGGGCATAGCCCATCAGTGTCATGGCGATCGTGGTCTTGCCAGAGCCGCTCTCGCCGATCAGGGCGAGGATCTCGCCTCTGGCGATGTCGAGGCTGACACCCTTGATGATCTCGACCCGCCTGCCGGCGTCGGTCGTTGCCTCGACCCTGAGGTCGCGGATCTCGACGAGGTTTCCGGTCATTCGGAGCT
Coding sequences within it:
- a CDS encoding FAD-binding oxidoreductase: MPAPLSHIETTPDLPGSADAVVIGGGIVGVFAAYYLTLRGLSVALVEKGRIGAEQSSRNWGWCRQQNRDARELPMATRSLELWESFGAESGESTGFSRCGLLYLSNDEAELAGWARWRDFARTVGVTTHMLDATTATQRGTATGRAWKGGVFSPSDGTADPASAAPAVARAILKRGSTVHQMCAARGLETEAGRMSAVVTEHGTIRTRIAIVAGGAWSSSFCHQAGIRLPLASIRSSILSVSEAAKGLPDALHTSAVSVTKRGGGGYTLAISGRGRVDPTPQQLRFAPQFLPMFLRRWRSLLPGGLEGVRSGHETLRRWRMDEPTPMERMRILDPAPDRNTIELTHRRALELLPALTDAKITAAWGGYIDSTPDGVPVIGEASGRPGLILAAGFSGHGFGIGPGAGHLIADLVTGAAPIVDPVPYRPERFAGLAVGKVSDF
- a CDS encoding ABC transporter ATP-binding protein; translation: MTGNLVEIRDLRVEATTDAGRRVEIIKGVSLDIARGEILALIGESGSGKTTIAMTLMGYARQGCAISSGEVRVAGIDMVSLSEAERTRIRGTSVAYVPQSAAAAFNPALTIMDQVTEVARIHRLMPAAEAQAKALSLFKALSLPEPETIGNRYPHQVSGGQLQRLAAAMALIGQPKVVIFDEPTTALDVTTQVEVLRAFKSVTAQHNIAGVYVSHDLAVVAQIADRIVVLKDGTVQETGTTDQILDDAQHPYTRQLLAAFRPKTQQRATADDDATKRPLLEVDNLTVGYGPRARDGQPLVRAVQAVSLKLDRGQNLGIIGESGCGKSTLARAIAGILPAHAGDIIFNGRELGKAGRNRTRNDLRDIQIVFQHADTALNPAKSVEDILRRPLTFYHGMRGKARDARVSELLDLVHLPKSVRHRLPGELSGGQKQRVNFARALAAEPTLILCDEITSALDTVVAAAVIELLKELQRELGISYIFISHDLSVVEAICDEIIVMYRGKKVEQITSTRLAAPQHPYTRLLFSSVPKLDPDWLDNLKQEADELRAYGHQ
- a CDS encoding MFS transporter, which encodes MTRRLQLKAISGAVAGNLIDFLDFAIFGLLAKIISTTFFPPGNPTVALLQTMMIYASSFLIRPLGGIVMGRVGDRLGRRSALFVSVSGMCVVTAITAFLPSYAIAGSFATASLVFCRLAQGFFAGGEYTAATAYIVEQGDSKHRALRASFSPVAAYAGTAIAVGIFTLVSAIIGAESMASWGWRLMFGLGVPLGLLGLWIRTQIDESPEFLAIEEERRRLRTEAPPLSAVFRSQWRRMLFFISILMSHTLSNYLVLGFLATYLTNFVKIGETQASLAIFIAQMVLMATTVTYGWVNDTVGRRPTLLAGCILVIPAMFLSFYVASFATPASAIAAAVIPVLVYPLITSGMTIGLVDMFPREMRVTASGIAYNTGTALFGGTAPLVAAFLIERTGTPYAVPCYVAVIATLSFVSVFLYYDQRRSAPYVVPATAVADPVV
- a CDS encoding IclR family transcriptional regulator, which gives rise to MPSAKGRCCAGIAVGVMKSLLKSLEVLEAVAEMQPVGVSELARRLDLPKSTTQRILQTFATTGWLRPVGGEATRWQIGHRVLHLQVPELQAGQLYVAARKPMQELRDQVNETVHLSILDGLDAMLLIDRVDCTQNVRTFSPIGDRSPIHATAIGTAVMAHLAPDQIDAVINRGLTRYTESTITDPQELRAELARVRERGYSLNLCCYRPAVCAIGAAILDPQGRPVGGLCISMPASRYVERNEKIWGGMVNATARKISVG
- a CDS encoding hydantoinase B/oxoprolinase family protein, whose translation is MALSGSALQIFANYCVAAAESMAYTLIRTAHSTFVKETEDFSCALITPEGLAFASPKTLGATWYIGLDYGPVLGLIREYHPGDICMTNDAYSGSVATHTPDILMWKPVFYRGEIVCYVGGHIHNTDMGGAVPASLSRRLTEIEQEGIRFPPCKIVDQGELDEGLLDIMTLNVRAPSQNRGDLQAQIAMLVNGEKRVLEIIERFGIDDFKAGMYQVMDYAEKQAEAVLKTIPDGEYFFAEYADEDSENGKPMRLALTLTIDNGRAVMDYTGSDPQLASSLNMPTGGMPRHALALVGFHYVLYTLNSDILLNSGLDRVVRCVLPEGTVMNATAPAAVGMRSLTCKITHMLTFGVFSRAIPERMPACSAGGMAIVTVKTMDQAGRGVMASLGPVGGGAGGMATGDGSDGSGANNAFLRNTPVEINELEVPIRMRRYCLAPDSGGAGTYRGGLGLTMEFEVFTPGTTVTARNRDRTYFASWGVLGGGAGANAIFTRNPDGPVTEALGNTDVVPCKPGDRIRLVGAGAGGFGDPLLREPRRVLIDVLSGYVSLEAARAQYGVVIDRNRIDEDGTRRLRDEMRKARPERSDVFDFGSYRSTFESRWTEARYRELTAILARLPVAWRFFVKHQLFDALDARLKADRHEDDAGLVQELFAELAARYPTLRASEPQATS
- a CDS encoding FAD-binding oxidoreductase; its protein translation is MSKSSIFAPDFSETPYWWDGWRPNDSGAGSLPRETDVAIIGAGYAGLSCALELAAHGTKVVVLEAELPGIGASTLSGGQVTGGVNVGKSMSKRVSAAAGNTAIEDRLREAAAGYRFLETLITRHGIDCDYRRNGRIAAAWTAAQVRSWEGRIARLNAHTDSDVRMLDRDALRRELASEVYVGGALINGAGHLHPAKFFGGLLAAALAAGAKLVCHAPVSSIARTGAGYRITTGQGEISARRVVIATNGYTGAATPWLKRRLVPVTSHQIATDVVPAELRGTLISGDRGVAEANRVTAYYRYSPDGQRFLFGGRARFYPLDRKASAKILFAQMTERFPQLRDVKVSHSWGGKVAVTLDALPHLGRDPQGCYYAAGCNGSGVTTMTWLGHRLGRHLLGEHDLASDAFGTPLPSHPLYHGQTWFMPILGSYFQLRDHMEKRR
- a CDS encoding Lrp/AsnC family transcriptional regulator codes for the protein MKLDRIDIKILHELQKNGRITNVELAELVNLSPSPCLMRVKRLQAEGYIEGYAAQINVRELGQTLTVFTEVTLKNHRQIDFARFLSAVDKVDQLIECHLVSGGYDYMLKFVTASIGEYQTIMERLTDMDIGIDKYFSFVVLKSPIVRSQMPLTSLFPA
- a CDS encoding hydantoinase/oxoprolinase family protein, which translates into the protein MGLRIGVDIGGSFTDFAVLDESDGTVRSLKVFSRPDAPGREVADGMRMLGERYGIDPAEVVHFTHGTTVGVNAVVQRKGIRLGLITNRYFEDVLVLARLKTPDMYHLMSARPEPLVPRYRTFGIDGRLDAEGKELEPVDAASVREAVAGLKRTGCEGVVISLLHAYRNPEHERQVRAIIAETAPELFVSCASEVWPIIREYERTNTAVIGGYVQPVVSNYLTSLQAALRSSGVTADLKVTKSNGGVMSAERGKTDCVQIVLSGTASGVIGAAWVAQLCELKNVMSLDIGGTTADVALIVGGEPQYATGEYIGDHQIHIPSVSVTSIGDGGGSIARVDPFGVLKVGPESAGSTPGPVCYGRGGREPTITDAFAAIGVLGQTALGYDSVRLDVAAAREAIAPLAARLGESIEAVAEAIINVSMSGMYSGVSRLISRFGIDPREFALMAFGGAGPMLACHLARALNMERITVPLTPGVLSALGGLIADTRNDFVAVAWCALGDEEWDALERARQALEQEALGWVRAEVGASARPELTYTAEMRYQGQSFEIETAFDAEAMRTKNLAALREAFHQAHERLYRYRDEKAVIQVVALRVVAKVRTPRPVLTPVPDATAPAKPAAIVPCWMDGAMRQMPLYRREALRAGDHIVGPAIIAQDDTTTCVLPDFEVNVDRWGNLHIINLAAAI